The Alteromonas stellipolaris genome includes a region encoding these proteins:
- a CDS encoding RNA recognition motif domain-containing protein, whose amino-acid sequence MKILIRNLDRQTTQEELASLFKTFGSVQSCTIVVDEKSGASKGFGFVEMPKPGEAKAAIKSLNNHALGDANIRVKKAEDKPETK is encoded by the coding sequence ATGAAAATATTAATACGTAATTTAGACAGACAAACTACACAAGAAGAGCTTGCTAGTTTATTTAAAACCTTCGGCTCTGTGCAGTCTTGCACGATTGTTGTTGATGAAAAAAGCGGTGCCTCTAAAGGATTCGGTTTTGTAGAAATGCCAAAACCAGGCGAAGCTAAAGCGGCCATTAAGTCGTTGAACAACCATGCGTTAGGCGATGCGAATATTCGCGTTAAAAAAGCAGAAGATAAACCTGAAACAAAGTAG